Proteins encoded by one window of Fusarium graminearum PH-1 chromosome 1, whole genome shotgun sequence:
- a CDS encoding GTP-binding protein GUF1, whose protein sequence is MAFRAYASSNTKPTPAELEARIAAIPIERYRNFCIVAHIDHGKSTLSDRLLEYTGTISASDTNKQILDKLDVERERGITVKAQTCTMIHKYKGEDYLLHLVDTPGHVDFRAEVTRSYASCGGALLLVDASQGIQAQTVSNFHLAFAQDLALVPVVNKIDMPAADVPRVLQQIEDTFELDPKSAVLLSAKTGKGVPDVLPAVIERIPHPVGDEKKPLKMMLVDSWYDNFRGVVLLVRLFDGTIKAGDNVISMGTGMKYTVGQVGIQYPHAIPQKTLSAGQVGYVYFNPGMKRIQDAKLGDTFTFLGCEDQVEPYPGFEEPKPMVFVAAFPTDQSDYSRLADSIGQLVLNDRSVTLQKDHSEALGAGWRLGFLGSLHCSVFQDRLRQEHGRSVILTEPTVPTKIIWPDGTEEIVANPALFPESGNPKVKQSQLLEPYVTATITMPEEYLGRVIELCEANRGEQKSLEFFHTTQVILRYHIPTAQLVDDLFGKLKSVTKGYATLDYEDAGWQQSSLVKIQLLVNRQPVDAICKVVHTSQVDRLGKQWVTKFKEHVDRQHFEVVIQATAGNRIVARETIKPFRKDVLAKLHAADVSRRRKLLEKQKEGRKRLRAVGNVVIDQSAFQSFMSR, encoded by the exons ATGG CCTTTCGCGCATACGCTTCCTCGAATACGAAACCTACGCCAGCCGAACTTGAGGCTCGTATTGCTGCGATTCCCATCGAGAGATACCGAAACTTTTGTATCGTTGCGCATATCGACCATGGAAAGAGTACCCTGAGCGATCGGTTACTGGAATACACGGGCACCATCTCGGCAAGCGATACGAATAAACAAATCCTGGATAAGCTCGATGTTGAGCGCGAGCGCGGTATCACTGTCAAAGCGCAGACATGTACCATGATTCACAAGTACAAGGGCGAGGACTACCTGCTTCATCTAGTCGATACACCTGGCCATGTCGATTTCAGAGCCGAGGTTACGAGATCCTACGCCAGCTGTGGTGGCGCACTGCTTCTAGTCGATGCATCGCAGGGTATCCAGGCGCAGACAGTGTCCAACTTTCACCTTGCATTTGCGCAGGATCTTGCGCTGGTGCCGGTCGTGAATAAGATCGACATGCCTGCTGCTGATGTCCCTCGTGTGCTACAGCAGATAGAAGATACCTTTGAGTTGGATCCTAAAAGTGCCGTTTTGCTGAGCGCAAAGACTGGCAAAGGTGTACCCGATGTTTTGCCTGCTGTCATTGAGCGAATTCCTCACCCTGtcggcgatgagaagaagccgctgaaaatgatgttggtggattCATGGTACGACAATTTCCGTGGCGTCGTGCTCTTGGTCAGACTATTTGACGGTACGATCAAGGCCGGCGACAATGTCATTTCCATGGGTACTGGTATGAAGTACACTGTTGGCCAAGTAGGCATTCAATACCCCCATGCTATACCACAAAAGACCCTTAGTGCCGGTCAAGTTGGATACGTCTACTTCAACCCAGGCATGAAGAGGATCCAAGACGCCAAACTAGGCGACACATTTACCTTCCTTGGCTGCGAAGACCAGGTCGAACCCTACCCAGGCTTCGAAGAACCCAAGCCCATGGTCTTCGTCGCCGCGTTCCCCACTGACCAAAGCGACTACAGCCGTCTGGCCGACAGCATCGGCCAGCTCGTGCTGAACGACCGCAGCGTGACTTTGCAGAAGGACCACTCCGAGGCGCTTGGGGCAGGTTGGCGTTTAGGATTTCTGGGCAGCTTGCACTGCTCTGTGTTTCAGGATCGTTTGAGACAGGAACACGGACGAAGTGTCATCCTCACGGAACCGACAGTCCCGACCAAGATCATCTGGCCTGACGGAACGGAGGAGATCGTGGCCAACCCGGCACTGTTTCCGGAGTCGGGCAACCCGAAAGTTAAACAATCCCAGCTGTTAGAGCC TTATGTAACAGCTACCATTACTATGCCGGAGGAGTATCTCGGCCGAGTGATTGAGTTGTGCGAAGCCAACCGTGGAGAACAGAAGAGCCTTGAGTTCTTCCACACAACGCAGGTTATCCTGCGGTATCATATCCCGACGGCTCAATTGGTTGATGATCTCTTTGGAAAGCTCAAGAGCGTTAC CAAGGGATACGCAACACTGGATTACGAAGATGCAGGCTGGCAACAGAGCAGCTTGGTCAAGATCCAGCTCTTGGTGAACAGACAACCTGTCGATGCTATTTGCAAGGTTGTGCATACATCACAGGTTGACCGTCTTGGAAAGCAGTGGGtgaccaagttcaaggaaCATGTTGACCGACAACATTTCG AGGTTGTCATCCAAGCTACAGCGGGTAACCGTATTGTGGCACGAGAAACCATCAAGCCGTTCCGCAAGGATGTGCTCGCCAAGCTTCACGCTGCTGATGTGTCACGAAGAAGGAAGCTTctggagaagcaaaaggagggaagaaagaggctgcGTGCCGTAGGTAACGTCGTCATTGACCAGTCAGCTTTCCAAAGTTTCATGTCACGATGA